In a genomic window of Halobiforma lacisalsi AJ5:
- a CDS encoding integrase, which yields MEELSETDHSQSYNHCCQKTVQTLFKWKRYEFDSAVEWGPKLSFGSRSLHSPRDFLTRDERERVWEAALEQMG from the coding sequence CGGATCACTCCCAGAGCTACAACCACTGCTGTCAGAAAACGGTGCAGACGTTGTTCAAGTGGAAGCGATACGAGTTCGATAGCGCGGTCGAATGGGGGCCGAAACTATCGTTTGGATCGCGATCGCTCCACAGTCCGCGCGATTTTCTCACGCGTGACGAGCGGGAGCGGGTCTGGGAGGCCGCGCTCGAGCAGATGGGATGA